Proteins from one Endomicrobiales bacterium genomic window:
- a CDS encoding FxLYD domain-containing protein, translating into MDTKKDVRTGGSIVIWFLKTVGIVVILVVMSFVIGFFLSSTAKRKISELIFTATSKEFESMDKFTLLPEWGFKLSEYGIRMIEGKVRNNTDKVYSYVEIDFNLYDRDGNQVGSTMAYVTNLEANGVWRFRAAVFDVNVVKAKCVDIKGY; encoded by the coding sequence ATGGATACTAAAAAGGATGTAAGAACCGGAGGCAGCATAGTAATTTGGTTTTTGAAAACAGTAGGGATTGTTGTAATTTTAGTGGTTATGTCATTTGTTATAGGATTTTTTCTTTCTTCGACCGCGAAACGAAAGATAAGTGAACTTATTTTTACTGCTACCTCAAAAGAATTTGAGTCTATGGATAAGTTTACTTTACTTCCTGAATGGGGTTTTAAGCTTAGTGAATATGGAATAAGAATGATTGAAGGTAAAGTGAGAAACAATACTGATAAAGTATACTCCTATGTTGAGATAGACTTTAATCTATATGACCGGGATGGGAATCAAGTTGGTAGCACAATGGCCTATGTAACCAATCTCGAAGCTAATGGAGTATGGCGATTTAGAGCAGCTGTTTTTGATGTAAATGTAGTAAAAGCAAAATGTGTAGATATAAAAGGTTATTAA
- a CDS encoding helix-turn-helix domain-containing protein, with protein MEDIYKLLGVNIRYFRKAAGFSQEKLAELGGFSTAFIGQLERGHNKASLATVEKLAGALGINSTALLSGIKQKQQVKYSLSSKMTLLLHDCPAKKQKDLEKLIYLFINKNK; from the coding sequence ATGGAAGATATTTATAAGCTTTTAGGTGTTAATATAAGATATTTTAGAAAGGCGGCTGGGTTTAGCCAAGAAAAACTTGCTGAGCTTGGCGGTTTTAGTACTGCTTTTATTGGTCAACTTGAACGAGGGCATAATAAGGCAAGTTTAGCTACTGTTGAAAAGCTTGCAGGTGCTTTAGGTATAAATAGTACTGCTTTGTTATCTGGCATTAAACAAAAACAGCAGGTTAAATACTCTCTTTCTTCAAAAATGACACTTCTTCTACACGATTGCCCTGCAAAAAAGCAAAAAGACCTTGAAAAACTAATCTATTTATTCATTAATAAAAACAAGTAA
- a CDS encoding HEPN domain-containing protein — protein sequence MKHKTIEWFKQAEYDIDTAEYMFKGGRFFYCVFMCHLSVEKSLKGIFTKLTKTQAPKTHDLAYLLKLTKFEIADDIKEFINDLNDLSVPTRYPEELDALIKQYNKSETAKILRKAKGAIKWLKEQ from the coding sequence ATGAAGCATAAAACAATTGAGTGGTTTAAGCAGGCAGAGTACGATATTGACACCGCTGAGTATATGTTTAAAGGCGGGCGGTTTTTTTATTGTGTGTTTATGTGCCACTTGTCAGTTGAAAAATCATTAAAGGGTATTTTTACAAAACTTACAAAAACACAGGCACCAAAAACGCATGACCTTGCATATTTATTAAAGTTAACAAAATTTGAAATTGCAGATGATATTAAAGAGTTTATAAATGACCTTAACGACTTAAGCGTACCAACACGCTACCCAGAAGAGTTAGACGCATTAATTAAGCAGTATAATAAAAGTGAAACAGCGAAGATACTTAGAAAAGCTAAAGGTGCTATAAAATGGCTGAAAGAACAATAA
- a CDS encoding nucleotidyltransferase domain-containing protein has product MAERTITKTKNLLFKLLKEKNLTIDKIVVFGSRANDTAKIDSDIDIAIVSKEFRNRSIYKRVAMARGIHSAVIEKINKPIDLLFYSDTEWNGSSLMVDIAKNNGIVFTN; this is encoded by the coding sequence ATGGCTGAAAGAACAATAACTAAAACAAAAAATTTATTATTTAAATTACTAAAAGAAAAAAATCTGACTATTGATAAAATAGTTGTTTTTGGTTCGCGTGCGAATGATACTGCGAAAATAGACAGCGACATAGACATTGCTATTGTTTCAAAAGAGTTTAGAAACAGAAGTATTTACAAAAGAGTTGCTATGGCAAGAGGCATTCATAGTGCTGTTATTGAAAAAATTAATAAACCGATTGACTTGCTGTTTTACTCTGACACTGAGTGGAACGGGAGTTCTTTGATGGTTGATATTGCAAAGAATAACGGCATTGTTTTTACAAACTAA